The Thermanaerothrix sp. genome includes a region encoding these proteins:
- a CDS encoding metal-dependent transcriptional regulator — MWSKRSEDYLEEMFLEEMAGRMPSVTGLAKALEVTKGTVVSVLKKLCAEGLLEHERYGNPSLTEEGRKRALSIYRRHQELAHFFRLLGVEAQRAQQVACEMEHLLDDQVEMRLLALSDYICEGLRNGESWALELKRRLESPLDLPHPMCLGGEEKRCRVVRITAEGALRKRLLEMGMVPGTGVELKCRSWGEDPLEVEVLGRLLGLRSHEARCVWVSPVSEG, encoded by the coding sequence ATGTGGTCGAAGCGTTCCGAGGATTATCTGGAGGAGATGTTCCTGGAGGAGATGGCGGGCCGGATGCCCTCGGTGACAGGGCTTGCGAAGGCCCTGGAGGTCACCAAGGGCACGGTGGTGTCGGTCCTTAAGAAACTGTGCGCCGAGGGGCTTTTGGAGCACGAGAGGTACGGCAACCCGTCCCTTACGGAGGAGGGCCGCAAGAGGGCCCTTTCCATATACCGCCGCCACCAGGAGCTGGCCCACTTCTTCAGGCTCCTTGGGGTCGAGGCTCAGAGGGCCCAGCAGGTGGCCTGCGAGATGGAGCACCTGTTGGACGACCAGGTGGAGATGAGGCTGCTTGCCCTGTCGGACTACATATGCGAGGGCTTGCGCAACGGGGAATCCTGGGCCCTGGAGCTGAAAAGGCGCCTTGAAAGCCCCCTGGACCTGCCTCACCCCATGTGCCTTGGGGGGGAGGAGAAGAGGTGCCGGGTGGTGAGGATCACCGCCGAGGGGGCCTTGAGGAAGCGCCTTTTGGAGATGGGGATGGTCCCCGGGACGGGGGTGGAGCTCAAATGCCGCTCCTGGGGGGAGGACCCGCTGGAGGTGGAGGTGCTGGGGCGCCTTTTGGGCCTTAGGTCCCATGAGGCCCGGTGCGTTTGGGTCTCTCCGGTTTCGGAGGGCTAG
- a CDS encoding ferrous iron transport protein A: MCPLSSAAEGEVLSVVRVRMEPGEVKKLGEMGVSPGVRLRLIRRDRFSVVVDAAGARLALGGQTASRIWVVPAV; the protein is encoded by the coding sequence ATGTGTCCTTTGAGCTCCGCGGCGGAGGGGGAGGTCCTCTCGGTGGTGCGGGTTAGGATGGAGCCCGGGGAGGTCAAGAAGCTGGGGGAGATGGGGGTCTCCCCGGGCGTGAGGCTTAGGCTCATCCGGAGGGACCGATTTTCCGTGGTGGTGGACGCCGCCGGGGCCCGGCTGGCCTTAGGGGGCCAGACGGCGTCCCGCATTTGGGTGGTACCCGCCGTATAG